Within Desulfobacter sp., the genomic segment AAAAGATGCAGAACTCTTAGATATCAACCATGCCATTAAAACCACGCTCAGTGTGGTGAAAAACGAGGTGAAGCGCAAAGCCGTGGTTCATACACACCTGGAGGACATCCCCTTGATCAAGGCGATCCCACAGCAAATCAGCCAGGTCCTTTTAAACATTATTATTAATGCATCCCAGGCCATAGAAAGAACTGGGGAGATCCGGGTAAAAACCTCCCTGGAGGATCAGAATGTGCTCATCGAAATTTCAGACACGGGCTGTGGCATCCCCAAGGAAAATCAGAATAAAATTTTTGATCCCTTTTTCACCACCAAAGAGGTGGGAGAAGGCACCGGGCTGGGAATGAATATCGCTTACAATATCATAAAAGGACATGGGGGCAGCATAACGGTGGAAAGCGAATTGAGGCGCGGGACGACAATTTTTATCAGGCTACCTGCTGCCGGAGAAATAGAATAAGTCCATGGCCTGCAAAGCGGGCTGAAAGCGAGCGGCAAACCCCTTTTCAGGATACGTCAGGGTACGGTTGGTTTCCAGCCGCCAACCCTTTTTCAGGCAGAATAGTCGGTTTTGAGGGGGATGCTCGGGGGAAAAGAGTTTTGGGACATTAAAAAAGGGGTTCCGGGCCACAGAAACAGCAGAAAGGACTATTCATAGATGAGGTAACGAGGGTTCAAGACACCTGGCGAACCTGACTGCCTACCACGATAGGTTAATTCAGCCCCCAGGCAGTAGGCTTTGTCGCTGCGCACATGAATGTAGGAATTTGACACATTATACTCTTTCCTTTTGACCTAATAGGTTGGTATTATAAGAATCAGAAACCAAGGAGGTTCCTATGAGAAAAGCAATGGACAGAAGAAAGGGTATCGACAGGCGTAACGGGTATAATCCAGCGGTGATGAATGAAATTGGATATGAGCGCCGATCAGGCGAAAGAAGGTCGCTTAAAGAGCGCCGAGTAGACTGGGTGGCTGTAGGCGGCGGTGTCAGTGTTTGGGCTGGGCCCAAGCATAAAACTGTGGTTGAATTGTAGATCATGGAGTCGGGCGACCGTATATGCGTCGCGACACGACCTGAACACCTCCAATTGTGGGAACCAAATTTATTGAACGTGCATTTCAATTCGATAAACCCTTACCGTACCCCAAATAAACGCTTCAAAAAAAACGATTAATTTTGTGGGAGATAGTGTGGGGGATAGATTTTACACCAAATAAAAAAGGGTCTCAGAAAAACTTCTGAAACCCTTTAGTATCAAGTGGAGGCGGCTTCCGGATTTGAACCGGAGAATAACGGCTTTGCAGGCCGTTGCCTTACCCCTTGGCCAAGCCGCCTTGTGTGGAGCGGGAAACGGGATTTGAACCCGCGACTTCGACCTTGGCAAGGTCGCACTCTACCACTGAGTTATTCCCGCTCAGCAACGAGAAGTGTTTATATAAGAATCGGCCTATCTTGTCAATGAATAAATTATGAAACCAGGAATTTTTTGGCTTTCATAAAGTAATCAATCCCGGACCAGAGGGTGAACACAAGGGCTCCGTAAAGAAAAACCTCTCCTATGGCGTTGAAATTAACCCCCCAATAGCTGTAATGGAGGGTCAGGGGAATGATGGCGGCAATCTGGAAACCGGTTTTATATTTTCCCAGCCAGGAGGCAGCCACATCCTGATGATGTTCAACAAGCACACAGCGAAGCCCCGTTACAGCCAGTTCCCGGCCCACAATAGTGCAGGTGATCCATCCCGGAACAAATCCAAGTTCGCTGAGCATGATCAGACTGGAGGACACCAGGAGCTTATCGGCCAGGGGATCCAGAAGTTTTCCCAGATTGGAGACCAGCCCTTTTGTCCGCGCCAGGTATCCGTCCAGATAATCGGTAATGGATGCCAGGGAGAACAAAAGGGCGGCAATAAAGGTGGTCCACCGGCTCTCATACATAAGCAACCCGACAATGACGGGTACCGCAGCAATCCGGGAGACGGTCATGAAATTGGGCGTCATGACCGTGGATAATACTTTATCAAAACGGAACATCTTATCCGTTTTTCTTTTTCCAGTCGGCCATGAACGCATCAATGCCCTTGTCGGTCATGTGGTGACCGGCCAGTTTATTGAGTACGCCGTAGGGAATGGTGGCAATATCCGCGCCAAGCATGGCGGAATCCAGAACATGCAGCGGGCTTCTGACAGACGCCACAATGATTTCGGTATTAAAATCATAGTTGGCAAAAATCTGGACGATCTCTTCTATAAGCCCCATACCTTCCTGGGCCAGGTCATCGAGACGGCCCACAAAGGGAGATACGTAGGTGGCGCCGGCTTTGGCTGCCATGAGTGCCTGGAGGGCGGAAAACACAAGAGTAACGTTGGTTTTGATGCCTTCGGCAGTCAGGGTCTTAACGGCTTTCAGCCCTTCTACGGTCATGGGGATTTTTACGCAGATGTTGTCGGCAATCTGTGCCAGTTCCCGCGCTTCCTTAACCATGCCTTCATATTCAAGGCTGATAACCTCGGCGGATACCGGGCCGTCCACAATGCCGCAGATCTGGGCAATAATATCTTTAAATTCGCCCTCTTCCCTGGCAATGAGGGAGGGGTTGGTGGTGACGCCGTCAACCATGCCCATGTTGTTGGCATCTTTAATCTGTTCGATATTGGCTGTATCAATAAAAAATTTCACGAAAATTCCTCCTGGGCCAGGGCAATGACCGCCTGGCTTTCATCTGTTTCTATTTGTTTTAACAGTTCATCCGTGGTCTGGTTTAATACGGGATGAACCAGATTTGCACCGATGTCGCACAAGGGTTTCAGCACGAAACACCGTTCGTGCATTCTGGGATGGGGAAGTTCAAGGCGCTCTGTCCTTATAATCTGGCCGTCATAATCAATGATGTCCAAGTCAATTATTCTTGGCCCGAATCTGAAGGGCTTTCCCTCCCTATCCATTTCCCTTTCAAACATCTTCAGCCGGTCCAAAAGCTGAACCGGGGTATACTGGGTTTTTATTTTCAAAGCGGCGTTGACGAACCAGTCCTGGTCCGTATAGTTCTGGGGAGCGGTTTTGTAAAATTCCGACACCCTTTCGACCCTTATCCCTTCGTCCTTTGTCAATACGTCAACGGCCAGGACAAGGTTGCCGCGTTTATCACCTTTATTCGATCCGATGCTTAAAAAAGCTGTTTTCCAAGGCTCCATTGCAGATCCGATCAGGGTCTATTCACGCTCGATATTTATCGTGGCGGAAAATTCGCTTCTCAGGTCTTTGCTCCCCACGGCCTGGACCCTGAAATAATAATTCAGATCCGGTTCAAGGTCATAGACAAATACTTTTTCGGGCATGGGGACCATACCGGCGGATTTAAAGATAAATGGGCATCCCGTGCACCCTTCAGGCGTTTTGGTGGCCACAAAAACTTCAAAGCCCTCGGGGGGGATCTTGGCATTCACCGGATCTAAATGATGTTCCCAGGTCAGGGTCAACCGCCTGCCATCAAGGGTATAGGCCAGGCTGACCGGCGGGTTAACGATATTCCCGTCATTCAGTGGCGGCAGGGGCGGTCCTTTTTTACCGCAGCCGGCCACTAACCCCAGGCCGGTGAGCATGAAAGCGGCAGCCACCGCCAGTACTATGAAATGGGATAGCGTTTTCATTACAGGTTCAGCTCCTTTCTTGCAGCATCCAGGGCCCGGGCTACATTTTCAAATCCGGTGCCGCCGTATGAATTTCTGCGTGCCACCATCTGGTCCAGGGAAATGAACTCATAAATATCTTCTTGAATCAAATCGGAAAACGAGGCCATCTCCTCCAAAGTCAGTTCCTCCAGCTCTTTGTCCCGGCTGATGGAATAGGCCACAGCCTTCCCGGCCACGGCATGGGCCTGACGGAAGGGCATGCCCCGGTTTACCAGGTAATCGGCAAAATCAGTGGCATTTAAAAATCCCTGTTTGCAGGCGCGACGCATATTATGGGCATGCACCTCAATATTTTCAAACATCCGGGTATAGACATCCAGACAGATTTTCAGGGTGTCCACCGTATCAAACAGAGGCTCCTTGTCTTCCTGCATATCTTTATTATACGCCATGGGCAGGGACTTCATGGTGGTCATGATGGCCACCAGGTTGCCCACAACCCGGCCGGTTTTTCCCCGGACCAGTTCTGCCACATCCGGATTCTTCTTCTGGGGCATGATGGACGACCCCGTAGTGAAGGCATCGGAGATGGTGATAAAGGAAAATTCCGAAGAGGACCAGAGAATCAGTTCCTCGGATAGCCGTGAAAGATGGATCATGCAGATGGATGCATGGGAGATGAACTCCATGATGAAGTCCCTGTCCGAGACGGAATCCATGGAGTTATCCGATACCTTGGCAAATCCCAATGCATCGCAGGTGAACTGCCGGTCAATGGGAAATGTGGTCCCGGCCAGGGCGGCAGCCCCCAGGGGCATAACATCCACCCGTTTCAGGGAGTCCTCCAGCCGCTGGACATCCCGCTTGAACATCTCGTAATAGGCCAGCAGATGATGGGCAAAAACCACGGGCTGGGCGCGCTGCAGGTGGGTATACCCGGGCATCACGGTTTCTTTGTGCGCCGCTGCCAGGTTGACCAGCGCCGCCTGGAAATCCTTAAGCATCCCGATGAGATCCCGGGTTTCTTTTTTCAGATAAATCCTTACGTCCAGGGCCACCTGGTCGTTTCGGCTCCTGCCGGTGTGAAGTTTTTTGGCCGTATCCCCGCAGACCTCGCCAAGGGCGGACTCCACATGCATGTGGATATCTTCAAGGGTATCGGTGAACACCACCTCACCATTGTCCATCTTCGCCTGAACCGTTTCAAGCCCCTTGACCAGCGTATCAGCTTCCTCACGGGTAATCATGGCCTGCTGGGCCATCATCTTCAGATGGGCAATGCTGCCCTGGATGTCACTGGCGTAAAGCCTTTTGTCTACATCAATGGAGGCATTGAATTTTTCTACCAGTTCATCGGTTGACTGGGAAAACCGCCCGCCCCAAAGTTTTTCACTCATTATAATTCTTACCCTTGGTTTTAATTAAGCGTTGGGAGTTAAAATCAGGCGCTCCAGAATGGCCTTGTGCATATGGCGCTTGTTTTCAGCCTGGTCCCAGAAAGCACTGCCCTCGGCTTCCAGTACGGATTCGGCAATCTCTTCACCCCGGTGGGCGGGCAGACAATGGAGCACCAGCACATCGGATTTGGCATTTGAAAGCAAATCTTCATTCACCTGGAATCCGTCAAAGGCGGCAAGGCGCCCTTCCAGTTCATCTTCCTCGCCCATGCTTGCCCATACATCGGTATAGACCACATCGGCATTCTTCACTGCTTCTTTGGGATCATTGGTAAAAACGATATTATCCATGGTATCGGCACCGGATGCCTCAATGATCTCTTTTTTGATTTCAAAACCCTCCGGGCAGGCCAGGGTCAGATCCAGGCCTAAAACACTGGCCGCATTCACCCAGGAGTTGGCCACGTTGTTGCCGTCCCCCACCCAGGCAATCTTCACCCCCTTGTATCCCCTCTTGTGCTCGATCACGGTCATGATGTCCGACAGGATCTGGCAGGGATGGAAGGAATCGGTGAGAGCGTTGATCACAGGAATGGTCGAACTTTCGGCAAACTCCTCCACCAGGGCATGGTCAAAGGTCCGCATGGCCAGGCAGTCAATATACCTTGAAAGGACACGGGCCGTGTCTTTGGCCGGTTCATTCCTGGAAATCTGGGTGTCCTGGGTGCTCATATAAATGGGGTGGCCCCCCATCTGAATCATGGCCGTCTCAAAGGCGATCCGGGTCCGGGTTGACTTTTTATCAAAAATAAGCCCCAGGGTCTTTCCTGCCAGCAGATTGTCAAATATTCCGTTTTTATGGCGTTCTTTCAGTTTCATGGCCCGCTTGAACAGGTATTCGAAATCCTCCCGTTCAAGATCCAGCAAGGATAATAAATCTTTCTTCACTTTTCTTCCCCTTTAAGCAGGCCGTCAAGCACCGCGACAAACCTGTCTATCTCATCTTTTTCCAGAATTAACGGTGGTGCAAATCTAAGAACTTTATCCTGAATTCCATTTATAATAAAGCCTTTTTTGAAACAGCCGGATACAAAGTCACCGGCGCCCCGGCCCTTTTCAACATCCAGTTCCAGCCCCACCAGCAGGCCTTTGCCCCGAACCGCTTTTACCTTTGGGTATTTTTCTTTTAACTGCGCCAATTGTTCCCTGAAGTACGCTCCTTTTTCCCGTACAGAAGCCAGAAAGCGTTCCTCGCTGATCAGGTTCAACACCTCCAGGGCGGCCGCCGTGGCCAGGGGCGTTCCGCCGAAAGTGGTGGCGTGGCTGCCCAGGGCAAACCCCTCGGCGGCATCGGAGGTGGCCAGCATGGCGCCAATGGGGATACCGTTGGCAAGCGCCTTGGCCAGGGTCATGATATCCGGGGTAACATCGTAGGATTGATGTGCGAAAAGAGTGCCGCACCTGCCCATGCCGCATTGAATCTCGTCAAAGATCAAAAGGGTGCCGGTATCGTCACAAAGCTGCCGGACCTGTCTCAGGTACTCTGGATCGGCAGGTATCACCCCCCCCTCCCCCTGTATGGGCTCCATCATCACCGCACACACCGTGCCGTCAAGTTCGTTGACAAGGGCGTCAATGTCATTGAAAGGTACATGGGAAAACCCTTCCAGCAGCGGGAGGAATCCATCTTTAATTTTATCCTGCCCCGTGGCCGACAGGGTGGCCATTGTCCGGCCGTGGAAACTCTGGGTCATGGTGATGATGCGGTAGCGGTTCTTTTCCCCCTTGCTCTGGAAATACCTTCGGGCCAGCTTAATGGCGGCCTCATTGGCCTCCGCCCCGGAATTGGCGAAAAAAACCCGGTCGGCAAAAGATTTTTCCACCAGTGCCCTGGCCAGTTCCGCCTGGGGTTCGGTGTAAAAAAGGTTGGAAACATGGACCAGGGTTGCCGCTTGTTTTTCAATGGCCCGGGTTACGGCCGGATGGCAATGGCCCAGGTTGCAAACGGCAATGCCGGCCAGAAAATCAGTAAACTCCTTGCCCTGGTCGTCCGTCAAGGTGGTGCCCTGCCCTTTTACAAAGGGGCGGCCCTGGCGGAGATAGGTTTGAAACACATAATCGTCGGTATTCTGAATGCTCACGTTATCCCCTTTTCGACTAATAAATAATTGATTATTCTGTAAACACCTGGGTGCCGATGCCCGAATCGGTAAACAGTTCAAGGAGCACGGCATGAGGGGTTTTACCGTTAATTATATGGGATTTTTTCACCCCGGAGGTCAGGGCAGACAGCGCGCATTCCACCTTGGGAATCATGCCCCCGGAAATCCGCCCGTCGGAAATCATTTCCTTGATTTCCACATCATTGACCGAGGAGACCAGTTTTTTGTCAGGCGCCAGTACCCCGTCCACATCCGTCACCAGAATCAGCCGCTCGGCCCCCAGGGCAGCGGCAATCTTTGAGGCCACCACATCGGCGTTTATATTGTAGGTTTCCCCCTGGGCACCAATGCCCACCGGCGCTATGATGGGAATAAACCCCTGGGCCGTGAGGGTGTGGATGATCTCGGGATTGACCCGGGAGACATCACCCACCATACCAGGGTCGATGATCTCCGGGGGTTTGGATTCGTCTTCCTGAAAATAAATTTTCATTTTCTCGGCCAGAACCAGCCCCCCGTCCTTGCCGGTGAGCCCCACGGCCCGGCCCCCGGCCCGGTTGATCCGGGCCACGATATCCTTGTTTACTTTTCCGCCCAACACCATTTCCACCACATCCATGGTGGCGTCGTCGGTATACCGCATTCCACGGATAAAGGTTGATGTGATACCCATGGCCTCAAGCACTTTATTGATCTGCGGGCCGCCGCCGTGGACCACCACCGGGTTAATACCGATGGTTTTGAGCAAAATAATATCATTGGCGAAATCCTGCTTAAGCTGCTCATCCACCATGGCGTGGCCACCGTACTTGATCACCACGGTTTTATCTGTAAAACTGCGGATATAGGGCAGTGCCTCAATTAAAATATCTGCAACGGTCTGGCTCATAATATATACCTGCTTAGGTCTTCGTTTTTGACAATATTCATGAGCTGTTCCTCAACAAATCCGGCATCCACCACGATCTGGTTCAGGTCGGTGTCCGGGGCCTGGAACAGAATCTCTTCCAATAATTTTTCCATAAGGGTGTGCAGCCGCCGGGCACCGATATTCTCCGTACTTTCATTTACCTCAACGGCAATTTCGGCAATTTTCTCAACGGCATCCTGGGTGAAACTCAGGTCCACCCCCTCGGTGCGCAGCAGGGCGATATACTGGAGGACAAGTGC encodes:
- a CDS encoding GHKL domain-containing protein; this encodes MASVGQLAAGVAHEINNPVGYVTSNLNSLEGYLSDLKGLIALEQKLTDAIDSGTLSKKALHLKNEILSLVKSIDLDFLMEDIDGLLKDCKEGLERVKRIVIDLRDFAHPGKKDAELLDINHAIKTTLSVVKNEVKRKAVVHTHLEDIPLIKAIPQQISQVLLNIIINASQAIERTGEIRVKTSLEDQNVLIEISDTGCGIPKENQNKIFDPFFTTKEVGEGTGLGMNIAYNIIKGHGGSITVESELRRGTTIFIRLPAAGEIE
- the pgsA gene encoding CDP-diacylglycerol--glycerol-3-phosphate 3-phosphatidyltransferase, coding for MFRFDKVLSTVMTPNFMTVSRIAAVPVIVGLLMYESRWTTFIAALLFSLASITDYLDGYLARTKGLVSNLGKLLDPLADKLLVSSSLIMLSELGFVPGWITCTIVGRELAVTGLRCVLVEHHQDVAASWLGKYKTGFQIAAIIPLTLHYSYWGVNFNAIGEVFLYGALVFTLWSGIDYFMKAKKFLVS
- the fsa gene encoding fructose-6-phosphate aldolase, yielding MKFFIDTANIEQIKDANNMGMVDGVTTNPSLIAREEGEFKDIIAQICGIVDGPVSAEVISLEYEGMVKEARELAQIADNICVKIPMTVEGLKAVKTLTAEGIKTNVTLVFSALQALMAAKAGATYVSPFVGRLDDLAQEGMGLIEEIVQIFANYDFNTEIIVASVRSPLHVLDSAMLGADIATIPYGVLNKLAGHHMTDKGIDAFMADWKKKNG
- the folK gene encoding 2-amino-4-hydroxy-6-hydroxymethyldihydropteridine diphosphokinase yields the protein MEPWKTAFLSIGSNKGDKRGNLVLAVDVLTKDEGIRVERVSEFYKTAPQNYTDQDWFVNAALKIKTQYTPVQLLDRLKMFEREMDREGKPFRFGPRIIDLDIIDYDGQIIRTERLELPHPRMHERCFVLKPLCDIGANLVHPVLNQTTDELLKQIETDESQAVIALAQEEFS
- a CDS encoding fibronectin type III domain-containing protein codes for the protein MKTLSHFIVLAVAAAFMLTGLGLVAGCGKKGPPLPPLNDGNIVNPPVSLAYTLDGRRLTLTWEHHLDPVNAKIPPEGFEVFVATKTPEGCTGCPFIFKSAGMVPMPEKVFVYDLEPDLNYYFRVQAVGSKDLRSEFSATINIERE
- the argH gene encoding argininosuccinate lyase yields the protein MSEKLWGGRFSQSTDELVEKFNASIDVDKRLYASDIQGSIAHLKMMAQQAMITREEADTLVKGLETVQAKMDNGEVVFTDTLEDIHMHVESALGEVCGDTAKKLHTGRSRNDQVALDVRIYLKKETRDLIGMLKDFQAALVNLAAAHKETVMPGYTHLQRAQPVVFAHHLLAYYEMFKRDVQRLEDSLKRVDVMPLGAAALAGTTFPIDRQFTCDALGFAKVSDNSMDSVSDRDFIMEFISHASICMIHLSRLSEELILWSSSEFSFITISDAFTTGSSIMPQKKNPDVAELVRGKTGRVVGNLVAIMTTMKSLPMAYNKDMQEDKEPLFDTVDTLKICLDVYTRMFENIEVHAHNMRRACKQGFLNATDFADYLVNRGMPFRQAHAVAGKAVAYSISRDKELEELTLEEMASFSDLIQEDIYEFISLDQMVARRNSYGGTGFENVARALDAARKELNL
- the argF gene encoding ornithine carbamoyltransferase, yielding MKKDLLSLLDLEREDFEYLFKRAMKLKERHKNGIFDNLLAGKTLGLIFDKKSTRTRIAFETAMIQMGGHPIYMSTQDTQISRNEPAKDTARVLSRYIDCLAMRTFDHALVEEFAESSTIPVINALTDSFHPCQILSDIMTVIEHKRGYKGVKIAWVGDGNNVANSWVNAASVLGLDLTLACPEGFEIKKEIIEASGADTMDNIVFTNDPKEAVKNADVVYTDVWASMGEEDELEGRLAAFDGFQVNEDLLSNAKSDVLVLHCLPAHRGEEIAESVLEAEGSAFWDQAENKRHMHKAILERLILTPNA
- a CDS encoding aspartate aminotransferase family protein; the protein is MPCSLNCLPIRASAPRCLQNNQLFISRKGDNVSIQNTDDYVFQTYLRQGRPFVKGQGTTLTDDQGKEFTDFLAGIAVCNLGHCHPAVTRAIEKQAATLVHVSNLFYTEPQAELARALVEKSFADRVFFANSGAEANEAAIKLARRYFQSKGEKNRYRIITMTQSFHGRTMATLSATGQDKIKDGFLPLLEGFSHVPFNDIDALVNELDGTVCAVMMEPIQGEGGVIPADPEYLRQVRQLCDDTGTLLIFDEIQCGMGRCGTLFAHQSYDVTPDIMTLAKALANGIPIGAMLATSDAAEGFALGSHATTFGGTPLATAAALEVLNLISEERFLASVREKGAYFREQLAQLKEKYPKVKAVRGKGLLVGLELDVEKGRGAGDFVSGCFKKGFIINGIQDKVLRFAPPLILEKDEIDRFVAVLDGLLKGEEK
- the argB gene encoding acetylglutamate kinase, with product MSQTVADILIEALPYIRSFTDKTVVIKYGGHAMVDEQLKQDFANDIILLKTIGINPVVVHGGGPQINKVLEAMGITSTFIRGMRYTDDATMDVVEMVLGGKVNKDIVARINRAGGRAVGLTGKDGGLVLAEKMKIYFQEDESKPPEIIDPGMVGDVSRVNPEIIHTLTAQGFIPIIAPVGIGAQGETYNINADVVASKIAAALGAERLILVTDVDGVLAPDKKLVSSVNDVEIKEMISDGRISGGMIPKVECALSALTSGVKKSHIINGKTPHAVLLELFTDSGIGTQVFTE